In Desulfobulbus oralis, one DNA window encodes the following:
- a CDS encoding phytoene desaturase family protein, whose protein sequence is MADYQLVIIGAGLSGLAAGIRAARFGTKTLIVEQHHRAGGLNSWYTFHGHLLETGLHAMTNFAPPERKKAPLNLLFRQLQLSRREFPVQEQWESEIVFPGRSLRFSNNPELLQTEVARAFPASSAGFLRLWRAVAGYDPFADAPWQSAREFVRTFVPEPALADMLFLPLMLYGNAEEHDMALAQFVIMFRAVFAEGLFRPAGGIQRLLELLLGQYRRFGGEIRFRADVAELVRQDERICALRLTDGSEISADKVLSTAGIPESIRLTRQEKVSASRPAAPAEYSGRMSFTETIALIPRSARATLPLRQDRTLIFYNTSNSFCYQRPQALQDSSWGVICFPEHFAGAAGDRSGDCFAIRITNPASFPLWQDLRERSAQDYQNAKAACRAAAVSASEALTGTYSQAIRYQDSFTPLTIERFTRKAQGAVYGSPVKIADGTTPWPNLFIAGTDQGYLGIVGAMLSGVSIVNRHILR, encoded by the coding sequence ATGGCCGATTATCAGCTCGTTATCATCGGCGCCGGTCTTTCCGGGCTGGCGGCCGGCATCCGGGCCGCCCGTTTTGGCACCAAGACCCTGATCGTGGAGCAGCACCACCGGGCCGGCGGTCTGAATTCCTGGTACACTTTCCACGGGCATCTTCTGGAAACCGGGCTGCACGCCATGACCAATTTTGCTCCGCCGGAGCGGAAAAAGGCGCCGCTCAACCTGCTGTTCCGCCAGTTGCAGCTTTCCCGGAGAGAATTTCCCGTACAGGAGCAGTGGGAAAGCGAAATCGTCTTCCCCGGCCGCAGTCTGCGCTTCTCCAACAATCCCGAACTCCTGCAGACGGAAGTCGCCCGGGCCTTTCCCGCCTCCTCTGCAGGCTTTCTGCGCCTGTGGCGGGCGGTTGCCGGTTATGATCCCTTTGCCGACGCACCCTGGCAGTCGGCCCGGGAATTTGTCAGGACCTTTGTGCCGGAACCGGCCCTTGCCGACATGCTCTTTCTGCCGCTCATGCTGTATGGCAATGCGGAAGAGCACGACATGGCGCTGGCCCAGTTTGTCATCATGTTCCGGGCCGTGTTTGCCGAGGGGCTGTTCCGGCCGGCCGGCGGGATTCAGCGGCTTCTGGAACTCCTGCTGGGACAGTACAGGCGCTTTGGCGGCGAAATCCGCTTCCGGGCCGATGTGGCGGAACTGGTGCGGCAAGACGAGAGGATCTGCGCGCTGCGGCTCACAGACGGCAGCGAAATCAGCGCCGACAAGGTATTGTCCACGGCCGGAATCCCGGAAAGCATCCGATTGACCCGCCAGGAGAAGGTCAGCGCATCCCGGCCGGCCGCCCCGGCCGAATACAGCGGCAGGATGAGCTTCACCGAAACCATTGCCCTGATTCCGCGAAGCGCCCGCGCCACACTCCCGCTCCGGCAGGACCGCACCCTGATCTTTTACAACACCAGCAACAGCTTTTGCTATCAGCGGCCGCAGGCCCTGCAGGACAGCTCCTGGGGCGTCATCTGCTTTCCCGAGCACTTTGCCGGCGCGGCAGGCGACAGGAGCGGCGACTGCTTTGCCATCCGCATCACCAATCCCGCCTCCTTTCCCCTGTGGCAGGACTTGCGGGAGCGCTCCGCACAGGACTATCAAAACGCCAAGGCTGCATGCCGGGCGGCAGCCGTCAGCGCCAGCGAAGCCCTGACCGGGACCTACAGTCAGGCCATACGCTATCAGGACAGCTTCACCCCCCTGACCATCGAGCGCTTCACCCGCAAGGCCCAGGGCGCGGTCTACGGCAGTCCGGTCAAAATTGCCGATGGCACCACACCCTGGCCCAACCTGTTCATTGCCGGCACTGACCAGGGCTATCTGGGTATCGTCGGCGCCATGCTGAGCGGCGTCAGCATCGTGAACCGGCATATTCTGCGCTGA
- a CDS encoding acyl carrier protein — protein sequence MNHDEIKAALLEIIGDIDEEADLASLDGDKPLRDQLELDSMDFLDIVMELRKRYKLQIPEDEYPELVTLNSCIRYLEPRLRDI from the coding sequence ATGAACCATGACGAAATTAAGGCCGCGCTTCTGGAAATTATCGGCGATATTGACGAAGAGGCGGATCTGGCCTCGCTGGACGGGGACAAGCCGCTTCGTGATCAGCTTGAGCTGGATTCCATGGATTTTCTGGATATCGTCATGGAGCTGCGCAAACGCTACAAGCTGCAGATTCCGGAAGACGAATACCCGGAACTCGTGACCCTGAACAGTTGCATCAGGTATCTGGAACCCAGACTGCGCGATATCTGA
- a CDS encoding beta-ketoacyl-[acyl-carrier-protein] synthase family protein — MDKSRIVITGIGLAAPGADTLAAFRANLLAGKSGVATVELRYMGLHPAGICSFDETRYRRKKDNKRGTRAGCIGVYCTGEALKDSGIDIGTHYAAARTGIYVGLTEHGTVETENEVYNIGRYDHNVDYWTHHHNPRTVLNNPAGEITMCFGITGPHYAIGAACAAGNAALIQGLQMLRLGEVDLALCGGLSECVGSFGIFASFRAQGALAAHADPTRASRPFDLGRNGIVIAEGGCMFTLERLDAALARGAKIYGEIAGYAINSDARDFVLPHAPRQSECMELALKRAGMRPQDIALINTHATGTRQGDIEECKAIRATFADCPNTCVNNTKSLIGHAMGAAGVLELAGNLPAFTDHLAHPTINIDELDPACALPNLVYGRARELPQLDAILNNSFGMLGINSVLVVKRFLA; from the coding sequence ATGGACAAGTCTCGCATCGTCATCACCGGCATAGGCCTGGCCGCGCCCGGAGCCGACACCCTGGCCGCCTTCCGCGCCAACCTGCTGGCCGGGAAAAGCGGCGTTGCCACCGTTGAGCTGCGCTACATGGGCCTGCATCCGGCGGGCATCTGCAGTTTCGACGAGACCAGGTATCGCAGGAAGAAGGACAACAAGCGCGGCACCCGGGCCGGTTGCATCGGCGTATACTGCACCGGCGAGGCGCTCAAGGACAGCGGCATCGATATCGGCACCCACTACGCGGCGGCACGCACCGGCATCTACGTGGGCCTGACCGAGCACGGCACCGTGGAGACCGAAAACGAGGTCTACAACATCGGCCGGTACGATCACAACGTGGACTACTGGACCCACCACCACAACCCGCGCACCGTGCTCAACAATCCGGCCGGCGAAATCACCATGTGCTTCGGCATCACCGGGCCCCATTACGCCATTGGCGCGGCCTGCGCGGCCGGCAATGCGGCGCTCATCCAGGGCCTGCAGATGCTCCGGCTGGGCGAGGTCGATCTGGCGCTCTGCGGCGGCCTGTCGGAATGTGTGGGCTCCTTCGGCATCTTCGCGAGCTTCCGGGCCCAGGGCGCACTGGCTGCGCATGCAGACCCGACCCGGGCCAGCCGGCCCTTCGATCTGGGCCGAAACGGCATTGTCATTGCCGAGGGCGGCTGCATGTTCACCCTGGAGCGGCTGGATGCGGCCCTGGCCAGGGGGGCGAAAATCTACGGCGAAATCGCAGGCTACGCCATCAACTCGGATGCCAGGGACTTTGTGCTCCCCCATGCGCCCCGGCAGAGTGAATGCATGGAGCTGGCCCTCAAGCGGGCCGGCATGCGGCCCCAGGACATTGCTCTCATCAACACCCACGCCACCGGCACCAGGCAGGGCGATATCGAGGAGTGCAAGGCCATCCGCGCGACCTTTGCCGACTGTCCCAACACCTGCGTCAACAACACCAAGTCGCTGATCGGTCATGCCATGGGCGCGGCCGGGGTGCTGGAGCTGGCCGGCAATCTGCCCGCCTTCACCGACCACCTGGCGCACCCGACCATCAACATCGACGAACTCGACCCGGCCTGTGCGCTGCCCAACCTGGTGTACGGCAGAGCCCGGGAGCTCCCGCAGCTCGATGCCATCCTGAACAACTCGTTTGGCATGCTGGGCATCAATTCCGTTTTGGTCGTCAAGAGATTTCTGGCGTGA